From Luteitalea sp., the proteins below share one genomic window:
- a CDS encoding glycosyltransferase: MSVDTPVRVLHIITRMIVGGAQENTLLSVEGLDRLPEYDVTLVSGVDRGPEGDLLVRARNSTKLAIVPELGRAVSPLADLVALWKLYRLIRAGRYHIVHTHSSKAGVLGRIAAKAAGAPLIVHTVHGLAFHDYQSWLVNRLWWLTERMCVPLTDHFISVSSLMAQRAIVAGMGRPELFTTVYSGMELDWYLNPSVDPAAVRREFGIPEGARVVGKIARLFHLKGHDQLFDAAPAIVRRNPDVRFFLVGDGILLDHLRQRAQEQGILRHFVFAGLVDRERIPEMLSAMDVLVHTSLREGLARVLPQALAMGKPCVSFDLDGAPEVVIPGQTGYLVRPGDADGLAHAVTRLLADPDLRRRMGEAGRRRVDPAFRAETMVQEIAALYRTLLDQYPERLRRFDGQERQPIALKNVTTHGAPPRR, translated from the coding sequence ATGAGCGTCGACACACCCGTCAGGGTCCTGCACATCATCACGCGGATGATTGTCGGCGGGGCCCAAGAAAACACGCTGCTCTCCGTCGAAGGCCTGGACCGTCTGCCGGAATACGACGTCACGCTCGTCAGCGGCGTCGACCGCGGTCCGGAAGGAGATCTGCTGGTACGAGCACGAAACAGCACGAAGCTGGCCATCGTGCCGGAGCTGGGCCGCGCGGTCAGTCCCCTGGCGGATCTCGTGGCCCTGTGGAAGCTGTACCGGTTGATTCGCGCTGGGCGTTACCACATCGTTCACACACATTCCTCGAAGGCAGGCGTGCTCGGTCGCATCGCGGCGAAGGCCGCAGGAGCACCGCTCATCGTCCACACCGTGCACGGCCTGGCGTTTCACGACTATCAATCGTGGTTGGTGAACCGTCTGTGGTGGCTCACGGAGAGGATGTGCGTACCGCTCACCGACCATTTCATCAGCGTCTCGAGCCTGATGGCTCAGAGGGCCATCGTTGCCGGCATGGGGCGTCCGGAACTGTTTACCACCGTCTACAGCGGCATGGAGCTGGATTGGTATCTCAACCCCAGCGTCGATCCAGCCGCGGTGCGTCGTGAGTTCGGTATTCCCGAAGGTGCCCGTGTCGTCGGCAAGATCGCGCGGTTGTTCCATTTGAAGGGACATGATCAGCTCTTCGATGCCGCGCCGGCCATCGTCCGACGAAATCCAGACGTGCGCTTCTTTCTGGTCGGCGACGGCATCCTCCTCGATCACCTGCGACAACGCGCGCAGGAGCAAGGCATCCTTCGACATTTCGTCTTCGCCGGGCTCGTCGACCGCGAGCGTATTCCGGAGATGCTCTCCGCGATGGACGTCCTCGTGCACACGTCGCTGCGGGAAGGTCTAGCGCGCGTGCTGCCGCAAGCACTGGCCATGGGCAAGCCGTGCGTCTCGTTCGACCTCGACGGTGCTCCGGAGGTCGTTATCCCGGGCCAGACTGGCTACCTTGTCCGCCCGGGCGACGCCGATGGGTTGGCGCATGCGGTCACGCGGTTGCTGGCGGACCCGGACTTGCGCAGGCGGATGGGCGAGGCGGGCCGGCGTCGTGTCGATCCTGCCTTCCGGGCCGAGACCATGGTGCAAGAGATCGCGGCGCTCTACCGCACGTTGCTCGACCAATATCCCGAACGACTGCGGCGCT
- the asnB gene encoding asparagine synthase (glutamine-hydrolyzing), producing the protein MCGIAGAVTLTGKPPGEPLEPMLERERHRGPDDEGVWADAWCRLGHKRLAIIDLSPAGRQPLSNRQGSVWITFNGEIYNFQTLRRELEQDGYVFRTRTDTEVILSAYEKWGLDCLTRLRGMFAFALWDAPRRRLLLARDRVGKKPLFYTTAGGRLLFASELQSLLADPAVPRTVDLPAIDTYLSWGYVPAPQTAFENVFKLPPAHYLTLTLTPAGPVTRLERYWSLGYQAKLRLSEAEAAEALRDTLTEAVRLRMISDVPLGAFLSGGIDSSLIVGLMAGLSSGPVKTFSIGFEEADYNELVHARRVATRFGTDHHEFIVKPDALAILPKLVRHFGEPFADASAIPTYYVSEMTRRHVTVALTGDGGDESFAGYQRYLASRLAARIQRVPGLAMTARAAGGLLPSSRDFKNRWQRASRFLTALTESPAERYGRWVGGSTGHFTEADKVQLYRNRMWAALDGRRPVDWMASLFATAADLDPVDAAMAVDVAAYLPFDLLVKVDITSMANSLEARSPLLDHEVMELAARLPVAFKLRGRVSKYLLRRAFADVLPPENMARGKMGFGVPVGQWLRGPLQGLLADTLIAEPTLLRDCFNTAAVQQLVTAHLEGRADHGFRLWNLLMLELWHREMVSRTTLPTDNVRLYATGSS; encoded by the coding sequence ATGTGTGGCATCGCCGGAGCCGTGACGCTGACCGGAAAGCCGCCAGGTGAGCCCCTCGAGCCGATGCTCGAACGAGAGCGTCACCGCGGGCCCGATGACGAGGGGGTCTGGGCCGACGCCTGGTGTCGGCTCGGTCACAAGAGGCTCGCAATCATCGACCTGTCGCCTGCCGGACGTCAACCGCTTTCCAATCGCCAGGGCAGCGTGTGGATCACCTTCAACGGCGAGATCTACAACTTTCAGACGCTGCGCCGCGAGCTCGAGCAGGACGGCTACGTCTTCCGCACCCGCACCGATACGGAAGTGATCCTCTCCGCGTACGAGAAGTGGGGACTCGACTGTCTCACGCGTCTCCGCGGCATGTTCGCCTTTGCTCTGTGGGACGCTCCTCGCCGGCGACTGCTGCTGGCGCGCGATCGTGTTGGCAAGAAGCCGCTCTTCTACACGACCGCCGGCGGGCGCCTGCTCTTCGCCTCGGAGCTGCAGAGCCTGCTCGCCGACCCCGCCGTGCCACGAACGGTCGATCTGCCGGCCATAGACACCTATCTGTCGTGGGGCTACGTGCCAGCCCCACAAACCGCCTTCGAGAACGTCTTCAAGCTGCCGCCAGCGCATTATCTAACGCTGACACTGACGCCGGCAGGGCCGGTCACTCGTCTCGAGCGATACTGGTCGCTTGGCTATCAGGCGAAGTTGCGGCTGAGCGAAGCGGAGGCGGCCGAGGCACTTCGCGACACGCTGACCGAGGCGGTGCGCTTGCGAATGATCAGCGACGTCCCGCTGGGGGCTTTCCTTTCAGGCGGCATCGACTCGAGCCTCATCGTCGGCTTGATGGCGGGCCTGTCCAGTGGTCCCGTCAAGACCTTCTCGATCGGCTTCGAAGAAGCCGATTACAACGAGCTCGTGCACGCCCGCCGCGTCGCCACGCGCTTCGGCACCGACCATCACGAGTTCATCGTGAAGCCCGACGCGCTGGCGATATTGCCAAAGCTCGTGCGCCATTTCGGCGAGCCGTTTGCGGATGCCTCGGCGATCCCCACGTATTACGTGTCGGAGATGACGCGCCGGCACGTCACCGTCGCGCTCACGGGCGACGGCGGCGACGAGAGCTTTGCCGGCTATCAGCGCTACCTCGCCAGCCGCCTCGCTGCACGCATCCAGCGCGTCCCCGGCCTGGCGATGACAGCGCGGGCCGCTGGCGGCCTCCTGCCCTCATCAAGGGACTTCAAGAATCGCTGGCAGCGCGCGAGTCGATTCCTGACCGCCTTGACCGAGTCGCCCGCTGAGCGATATGGCCGCTGGGTCGGTGGCTCCACGGGACATTTCACCGAAGCAGACAAGGTGCAGCTGTACCGCAACCGCATGTGGGCGGCGCTCGATGGCCGGCGTCCTGTCGACTGGATGGCGTCGCTGTTTGCCACCGCCGCCGATCTCGATCCTGTGGATGCCGCCATGGCCGTGGATGTCGCGGCGTATCTCCCTTTCGATCTGTTGGTCAAGGTCGACATCACCTCCATGGCCAACAGCCTCGAAGCGCGATCCCCGCTGCTCGATCACGAGGTCATGGAGTTGGCGGCCCGCCTGCCGGTCGCCTTCAAGCTGCGAGGCCGCGTGTCCAAGTACCTCCTCCGGCGCGCGTTCGCGGATGTGTTGCCTCCAGAGAACATGGCGCGGGGGAAGATGGGCTTTGGCGTACCGGTCGGTCAGTGGTTGCGGGGACCGTTGCAGGGCCTGCTCGCGGACACGCTGATCGCGGAGCCCACGCTCCTTCGGGACTGCTTCAACACCGCGGCGGTCCAGCAGCTCGTCACCGCCCACCTGGAGGGCCGCGCCGATCATGGCTTCCGTCTGTGGAACCTGCTCATGCTCGAGTTGTGGCATCGCGAGATGGTCAGCCGAACGACACTGCCAACCGACAACGTGAGACTGTATGCGACGGGCAGCTCGTGA
- a CDS encoding methyltransferase domain-containing protein, with translation MVPRASSLTHEHLATVVATEAAMRGLGPTVRVLDAGCGSGAMLAYFARALEQIDTDREYELYGFDVADRGPEGHGFHDGLVARLAVADPRTDWARRVSAIRQADPWPYTDQSFDVVVSNQVLEHVFDHHHFFGQLSRVLRRGGFSAHLFPLRNYVYEGHLLIPYVHRVKEHDLLCWYIKWLSRLGFGRYRQHRRDSGTSLEIFSERHADYMHYFTNYLSYHDVIQLAKTHRLRASFRYTGDFYARKVRDVLGRSPRWRYHRTVAPRQWISTAVLKYANCISLFLERQERYSGG, from the coding sequence ATGGTGCCACGAGCTTCGAGTCTCACTCACGAACACCTGGCGACGGTCGTTGCTACGGAAGCGGCCATGCGCGGGCTGGGCCCAACGGTCCGCGTGCTCGACGCGGGATGCGGTAGCGGCGCTATGCTGGCGTACTTCGCTCGCGCTCTCGAGCAGATCGATACCGATCGTGAGTACGAGCTGTACGGGTTCGACGTTGCCGACCGCGGTCCAGAAGGGCACGGCTTCCACGATGGGCTGGTCGCACGACTAGCGGTCGCCGATCCACGTACGGACTGGGCCCGTCGAGTCTCGGCGATCCGCCAGGCCGATCCTTGGCCCTATACCGATCAGAGTTTCGACGTTGTCGTGTCGAACCAGGTGCTCGAACATGTCTTCGATCACCATCATTTTTTTGGCCAGCTTTCGCGGGTGCTGCGCCGAGGGGGGTTCTCCGCGCATCTCTTCCCGCTAAGGAACTACGTCTACGAAGGTCATCTCTTGATCCCTTACGTCCACCGCGTGAAGGAGCACGACCTGCTGTGCTGGTATATCAAGTGGTTGAGCCGGCTCGGCTTTGGTCGGTATCGGCAGCACCGCCGTGATTCGGGCACCAGCCTCGAGATCTTTTCAGAGCGGCACGCTGACTACATGCACTATTTCACGAATTACCTCAGTTACCATGACGTGATCCAACTGGCGAAGACGCATCGCCTTCGTGCGTCTTTCCGCTATACCGGGGACTTCTACGCGCGTAAGGTACGTGACGTGCTCGGGCGGTCTCCGCGGTGGCGGTATCATCGAACCGTGGCTCCCCGGCAGTGGATTAGCACTGCGGTGCTCAAGTACGCCAACTGCATCAGCCTGTTCCTGGAACGGCAGGAGCGTTACAGTGGCGGCTAG